tttttttttgttaaaaatggtGAATTATGTGTATAAGCGGAATGTAAACGAAGTTTTATATAAGATGAAATGATGTGGAAATCCAAAAAGTTTCATAGCCATAATTTGCTTCTCTGAATAATTGGTCTTTATGATGCTTAAACATACGACGCTGTAGCCAGGGAGGAGTCTTTTAACGGGTGAGGTTATGATGAATGGagtgaggaagatgaagagTGTGGTGATGAAGGATAATGTTTTCCTTAAGATTAGTTATGGATCAGGATATGGGCTTTTATGAGACCAAACGAAATGcccattttttctctttttcgtACAAAGTAGTAGTGACATGGCATAAACTTATatcctgattggttgattttttttgaGGACGTGGCATGCTTCTCCTTTAAGTATATTttccttttagtataggataGATTTTCTTTCCACTGCGTATATTCTCTTTCCTTATTTTTCGGTCAAGTTAATGCGTATATTCTCTTTCCATGTTCATCAAATCTTGTTTTGAGTATTGTTCTGCAAGATTACTAAAACTCGAGCAGTATGTATTTGGATAAAAGGATACATAGCGCTGCTTTGAGTGATAGTGTCATCTCAGAACCACTCTTTTCTCATCGGTGTGTTTCATTTTGAGATTCCGAGTATGAAGGCACAGTTACTCCTACGTAGAGCGTTTTGCTCAAGCATCACTCCCAGTGCAAAAGCTAAAATCACTCATCTCTCACGTACCATCCAGATTCATGAAGCCAGGAAGCTTTTCGATTCATGTGACTCTAGCTCAGTCTCTTCCTGGAACTCCATGGTGTCTGAGCATTTCACAAACCGCATGCCTCGCGAGGCACAGCTTCTCTTCGACCAGATAGCTCAGAGAAACATCACCTCTTGGAACGGGTTGGTGTCCGAGTATATGAATAACGGAGAGATGGAGGAAGCTAAGAAAGTGTTTGACGAGATGCCTAAGAAGAATGAGGTACTTTGGACTATGCTTCAAGACAGGAGAAACGATGATGCATCTCAAGGTAGGAGGTGTGGTGATGTTTCAGAACTGAGTAAAGGTATAAGAAAGTCAACAGGTTGTAGCTGGACTCAAGTTGGAGATAAGGCTCACACGTTCGCTATGGGAGATATCCATCAAGAGCAAGAAGCGATTGTGAAGTTTCTGGATGAATGGGATGTGTTATTGAGAGAAGATGGGTATAGTCCTGATTGCGATGCTGGGGAGGAAGAGAAAGTTGATAGCCTGAGTGAGAGATATCATAGCGAGAGGCTTGCGGTGGCTTATGGTCTCTTGAAGCTACCAGAAGGAGTACCCCTCCGCATCATGAAAAACCTTAAGAGTTTGTAAAGATTGCCATGCAGCTATCAAACTAATCTCTAAGGTGAAAGAGAAGGAGATCATTGTAAGAGATGCAAAGAGACTACATCACTTCAAGAACGGGGAGTGTTCATGCAAAGCTATTGATGAGATTCAATAAAAGGCTAAAGCAGGATGGTCACTTAGATTGTTCAGCCATTGATGAGAATTCTCTCtttgttatgtttctttttatttattgagCTTGTTATCAACTCCCCTTTTTAgcatttttcttgtcttttcttaataagaactaaaaaaaatctcttacaAAACAAGAACTCAATGGCACATTTCGTTTTGTTACATAGTTACTATCATTCTCTGTTGCTTGTATTGAAGAGCACTTGTTCTCTCATCTACTCCAAAGAGATATTCAAGTCTAAACAAAGGTTAGTCTACAAATAAGATTTCAAAGTGAATAGTGCTTAGACTATTAGGAATAAGTATCCTACATCGGAAATTCTAaaggacattaagtaatatataaaaagttggAGTCAATCCACTAATCACCAATTGATATAAACCTGAATCTAACATAGACTTTTGTGCGATAGAGAAACACTCGCTGTACACACCAAACTATTAATACTGATATGTAAGTTTCAGTACAAATCCAGTTCCATATACAAGCATGTGAGTATATATGTTACATATCACacgtatctatatatatatatattcctctcAACAAGAAAGTGCACAAGAAGCAACAACTTCCAAAGAACAGAGAATAAGCCACACCAGCAAAGATCTCTGATTATTGAAGTCTCTTGCTCTGTGTTCTTGAAGCTGGTGTGCTTCTATCAGTATCCGAGTTTTCCTCTTGCGCTCTACGCCCTCTCCGATCCTGTTAAGTTAAATACTTgcttatgtatacatatattccGCATTCATTGTAATGGTTGTAACTTGTAAACTACACTAACCTCTCTTGGTATGGGATATTCCTCAGACTCTAGCATACGCACAACTTGGCTCATTTTAGGTCTCTTTTCAGAGTCAGGATCAATGCATCTTAGTGCCGTAAGAAGAACACGTTTCAACGCTCTTGTAGCTGGCTTAACCGCTATGTTTGGATCAATCACTTCTTCCAGTCTCTTAGTTCCTACCATCATCTTCAACCACTCAACTAGATTCACCTACAAAAAGAATGTATATGAGTCTCAAAATTATCAAACACATTCATCTCTCAATAGTCTATCTACCTCACTAGCAGGACGTGCATAGTCCACAGGATCCCTTCCGGTTATTGCTTCTAAGATCAAGACACCAAAGCTGTACACATCACTCTTCTCATTCAGAAGTCCTGTATTCGCGTATTCTGGAGCAACATACCCAAATGTTCCCATCACTCTAGTGGTCACATGACTTTTCCCATCTCCAAGCAACTTGGCAAGCCCAAAATCAGAAACCTTTGCGTTGAATCTATCGTCAAGCAATATGTTGCTGGACTTGATGTCTCTGTGGACTACTTTTGGCTCGATTGCCTCGTGTAGATACGCAAGACTGCACAGTAGATAAAACCATTACTCTAACCAGAacgtataagaaaaaataatgaaatgttATGCTTACGCCTTGGATGTGCATGTGAGaactttcattcttgcttcccaagTTAAGTATCCATGCTGTCTCATTGCTCCGTGAAGCCATTCTTCGAGGTTCCCATTGTTCATATACTCATAAACCAATATCCTTATAGCAAAAAAATGTCAcaaaatgttttgtttcttctctctaTAAAAAAAAGACTCAAAATGTTTATACCTGTGTGTGCCTTCAATGCAGTATCCAAGAAGACGTACCAAGTTCTTGTGACGCACATGACCAATAGCATCAACCTCTACTCTAAACTCTTTCTCAGCTTGTCCCctacaaaatccaaaatttcagaatatttaacaaaattaaatagagagaactcttttttttttaaatcatatagTATAACTCACAAATGGTTCAAGATCTTTTTCACGGCGACATGAGTTCCATTAGTCAACTCTCCTCTGTATACAACTCCATATCCTCCTTCACCAATCACATTCTCTTGTGAGAAACTGTTTGTTGCTATCTCAAGATCTCTCAGAGTAAACCAATGACCCCAACCAAGGTGTGATTCAGGCAAACCGGAGAGAGGTGATGGTGTTGCCATCTCATACAATGATGATGAAGACATGTTTGCAACACACATAGAACCTTCTTCCCCTGAGCCAGATGGGCTGCTACTTACAccgttctttctcttcttctccatatcCAAATTAAGCAAGAAGTTGTCAGGTTCATTGCTGTGAGGGTCAAAGTTTGTGACATGCTCAATTCTGATTTCTTTGATCTCTTTGGATATAGGAGGGGTTTGGATGATGGGAAGACTCAaggttttagatatttttggtttctttttccatatgagacaaaaggaaagaacaGAAAGTATGGCTATGATGAACAAGGCAATGGAGATAACTGTTGCTTGCCAGATCTTAAGTCCAGACATTGTTTCCTTCCTAATCTGTTTGATTCAAGATCATCAATGTTAAAAAGAGAGTAAACTTGATACAATGGTACCAGAGAAATAAATTGTAGAAAGGAACTACATGAAAAATGATGTCTCCAAGTTGATCTAGTGGTCCCATATTAAACATTAAGGACCACTAAGGAGCTTAATAACCCAACAAGGCAAGAATATAACCAAATGCAGCAATCATTGCATTTATCATTATCCAGTTAGAAGATGGCTAAGACAAGCAATGATGATAGAAATACAGAGGAATACATTACCTCTAAGAATGAAACTTGATCAGAGAAACtcttcaaagaaaaaaatacaagaaTTTTTAGATGGAACTCTGGGGAAACAGAGTTTTTTCTGTAAAGAATAATGTTGAACTTCttatgtgaagaagaagaagaacaagaaagatgaaagttttaaaagaaataaaagaaaacttaaaaaCGTGAGCTGTGAAATCtggtggaagaagaagagatggagTTATCAAGTGGTAGGTGATAAAATTTTCAGTCtctctttaactttttttttaatcttttaatttAGGTGGTGAGAAAAAAAGAAGCTTGCATTGCAAACTACATCACATGAAACACCGTCTGCATATACGtatattatacattatattatatatatattgcagaGGATGATGTTTTACTACCCAAAGTAACTGTCCGACTTTTTACATTACATGAGAAGGTTGAAAACTTTAATGTATAGCAGAAACTGTgactttaaaaacattttatatcgGTAGAGAGAAGTAGTAGTCTTCTAGAATGGCCTTTGAGTTGTGTGAAGCAAATTACGAAAGAGGTTGCTTAATCTTTGTTCATCGTCGTCTCCTTGAAAAAGAAAGTCCAACAAATTTGTAAAGCTTCCATTTGAATCATATTTATTTCCAAATGCAGATTCCTCTCACAATTGCgattaaaccaataaaataataatttatttgggTTGGTTATATCCCcggtttaaaaacaaaattagaagTTCAATTTGGACCATAATAGACATTCCAGTATTGGGCTTTAAATTAGATTATGAgcccaatttaaaattttagtccAAACTTTGTAGACCGAAAACTTTAATTCAAGGGATGTATTatctttgaacaaaaaaaaagggatgTATTATCTATATCCACTCTCAGCAAATGAATACAAGAACTAATGTTAACTTTTTATGGGTATGTGACAATAGTTTAGTGGTAGCTTTACTGTTGAACCCATGTATTCTTTTAAGAAGATAGTATCAAGATCCACCATTCCACATGGGTTGTCCCTACTTGCATGTATCAATCTTCTTATCTCAAGAACAAAGTTGtacacatttttattttgtaaagaaaaaccATTTTCAAACGTGTAGAGTATAGCTTTTAAAATTAGGACAATTAATTAATCCATTAAACAAACAGCTAACAGAGCTTTTACGTTCTCTGCTTTTTTTCAATCACTTTCCGCTTTGGAGATTTATTTAAATCTTTGTGGGTTTTGCTGAGCTAAGCAGAAGATCAacctttgtattaattaatCTCATGATCTTAATCTGCACCACCACTCTCTtcctttttctcctttttggctaagagaaaaaagatatataaataccaATTTGCAGCTTCTTTCTTGAAAACTTTGCAGAACTGTCTTTATGCATATGCTTATGTCTGAAACGGATCtgacaaaaatgtttttttctttcttttttgttaacATAAGGCAAAAGCTTATATATCTTTGCACACATATATAAAGATGAGATTAGGCACAGGCCTAATCCAAAAAGACTTCATAGCAAAGCAAACATcttatctcttttatttttttcttacttagTCACTTGCATGTCAAATACAGTCAGCTTCTCCCCCCAATTTTCTCAACAGAATCTCAAAGCTTTTGTCCTCCTTTCTTAATCACATCTTCTTCACACCATTATGTAATAAAcccaagaaagaagaagaaaaaaaaaaaaaaaacaaagtcagTCTCAAGCTCTGATGGCAAAACAGAGTTacttcttcttgtttctttctcttGTCTCCCTCTCTTCCTCAACAACTACAACTCATGATGTCTTAAACCCACCAACGGTCTTCCCTACAAACCCTACAACTACACCACCGGTTACTACATTTCCTCCTGTGACCATAACCCCAACAAACCCTACCACAACAGTTCCTCTTACACCTCCAGTCACAACAGTCCCAGCAACACTCACACCGCCCGTGACCAACCCAGTGACTCAGTATCCTCCAACACAACCCTCAGGGATGGTTCCGGTTCCTGTGATTCCACCGCCTGTTACCTCAAACTCTCCTTCGGTTTCAGGACAAAGCTGGTGCGTGGCAAAGCCTGGAGCCTCTCAAACCTCACTCCAGCTGGCTCTTGACTATGCCTGCGGGTTAGGTGGAGCTGATTGCTCTCAGATACAGCAAGGAGGCAACTGTTATTCCCCTATCAGTCTTCAGAACCATGCCTCATTTGCCTTCAACAGCTATTACCAGAAGAACCCTTCTCCTCAAAGCTGCGATTTTGGCGGTGCAGCCTCACTTGTTAGCACCAACCCAAGTAAGTGAaggaaaaaaatgatatatactATGTTTCTTGTTTTATCTTTTAATGACCTCTCGTGTTTTTTCAACCATATGACTGAaccattttttgtttcaaaaacagGCACTGGTTCTTGTATTTACCAAACAGACTCATCAACATCAACAACACCAACCCCATCAACACAAACGGTGAACCAGCCTCCTGTTACATCAACACCAATAATACCAACAGGAGGCGGGATAATGGGGTAAGATAAAGACATTCTTTTAACACTTTTGTTCTTGTCTCAAAGCCTAACTGAAAATGTATCTCTTATCTATATTTTCAAGGGTTGGAACTCCACCAGCAGTGTTTAACCCGGcgaatccttcatcaaacacTCTGAACAATCCATTATCAGGAGGTCCCGCGGTCTACGGGTTTGATGGTTCACCTAATGGGAACAATCCAACGTTATCAGACTCTACCAACTTGCAGCTTCACTTTGATCACACTATGGTGGTAACATTGTTTCTTCACGCAGTGCTATTTCATTAGAAAGTAGAATTTATATAGGAGTCGAATTAGTTTTATGAGATAGTGTTCCACAAGCTTAAGCTCATTTAGTGTAACGTACCAAGATGAAGCTAGGAATGTTAAgacattataaatttgttttgttcaaaCGCTCAGTTTCGGTTTTGTACAGAAAACTCCCTTTTGTTTCCTTCTCTCTTTAGGACCAAAGCAGAAACTCAGACGTTGTAACAAAGAGGTGTTTTATCTACTTTAACATAATCTAAATGAATTCTTTCAATAATTTAGCGCCTAGAAAAGGCAACTAATATCAGCAtcgaaatggagacaacaaccTTGAAACCTGACTTGTCCCAGAAGTTTTGGTTATTAAAAGGATCAGCTTCATGCTGTTTT
This genomic interval from Brassica napus cultivar Da-Ae chromosome A6, Da-Ae, whole genome shotgun sequence contains the following:
- the LOC106346277 gene encoding PLASMODESMATA CALLOSE-BINDING PROTEIN 4-like — encoded protein: MAKQSYFFLFLSLVSLSSSTTTTHDVLNPPTVFPTNPTTTPPVTTFPPVTITPTNPTTTVPLTPPVTTVPATLTPPVTNPVTQYPPTQPSGMVPVPVIPPPVTSNSPSVSGQSWCVAKPGASQTSLQLALDYACGLGGADCSQIQQGGNCYSPISLQNHASFAFNSYYQKNPSPQSCDFGGAASLVSTNPSTGSCIYQTDSSTSTTPTPSTQTVNQPPVTSTPIIPTGGGIMGVGTPPAVFNPANPSSNTLNNPLSGGPAVYGFDGSPNGNNPTLSDSTNLQLHFDHTMVVTLFLHAVLFH
- the LOC106346275 gene encoding probable receptor-like protein kinase At5g18500 isoform X1, giving the protein MSGLKIWQATVISIALFIIAILSVLSFCLIWKKKPKISKTLSLPIIQTPPISKEIKEIRIEHVTNFDPHSNEPDNFLLNLDMEKKRKNGVSSSPSGSGEEGSMCVANMSSSSLYEMATPSPLSGLPESHLGWGHWFTLRDLEIATNSFSQENVIGEGGYGVVYRGELTNGTHVAVKKILNHLFCRGQAEKEFRVEVDAIGHVRHKNLVRLLGYCIEGTHRILVYEYMNNGNLEEWLHGAMRQHGYLTWEARMKVLTCTSKALAYLHEAIEPKVVHRDIKSSNILLDDRFNAKVSDFGLAKLLGDGKSHVTTRVMGTFGYVAPEYANTGLLNEKSDVYSFGVLILEAITGRDPVDYARPASEVNLVEWLKMMVGTKRLEEVIDPNIAVKPATRALKRVLLTALRCIDPDSEKRPKMSQVVRMLESEEYPIPREDRRGRRAQEENSDTDRSTPASRTQSKRLQ
- the LOC106346275 gene encoding probable receptor-like protein kinase At5g18500 isoform X2 — its product is MSGLKIWQATVISIALFIIAILSVLSFCLIWKKKPKISKTLSLPIIQTPPISKEIKEIRIEHVTNFDPHSNEPDNFLLNLDMEKKRKNGVSSSPSGSGEEGSMCVANMSSSSLYEMATPSPLSGLPESHLGWGHWFTLRDLEIATNSFSQENVIGEGGYGVVYRGELTNGTHVAVKKILNHLGQAEKEFRVEVDAIGHVRHKNLVRLLGYCIEGTHRILVYEYMNNGNLEEWLHGAMRQHGYLTWEARMKVLTCTSKALAYLHEAIEPKVVHRDIKSSNILLDDRFNAKVSDFGLAKLLGDGKSHVTTRVMGTFGYVAPEYANTGLLNEKSDVYSFGVLILEAITGRDPVDYARPASEVNLVEWLKMMVGTKRLEEVIDPNIAVKPATRALKRVLLTALRCIDPDSEKRPKMSQVVRMLESEEYPIPREDRRGRRAQEENSDTDRSTPASRTQSKRLQ